The genomic DNA GCAACTACCTGGGCGCCATCAAAAATTGGGTGGCCCAGCAGGGAAAATACCACAATGTTTTTTGTATTGTTGACCTGCATGCCCTCACCGTTCCCCAGGACCCGGCCCAACTGTATCGCGCCATTCGCCAGGTGGCTTTGCTCTACCTGGCCTGCGGCCTTGACCTGGAACATTGCGCCATTTTTGTGCAGAGCCACGTCCCGGCCCACGCCGAGTTGACCTGGCTGCTCAACTGTGTCACCCCGATAGGCTGGCTGGAACGGATGACCCAATTTAAGGACAAAAGCGCCAAACAAGAAAGCGTTAGCACCGGCTTGTTTGATTACCCGGTGCTGATGGCCGCCGACATCATTTTGTATGATACGCACTACGTGCCCGTTGGCGAAGACCAGAAGCAGCACGTCGAATTGACCCGCGACATTGCCATCCGCTTTAACAACCTGTACGGCGAAACCTTTGTGGTGCCGGAGGTGCTCATTCCCAAGGCCGGCGCGCGGGTGATGGGCCTGGACGACCCCACCGCTAAAATGAGTAAAAGTATTGATAAGCAAGGCCATGCCCTGCGCCTGCTGGACCCGCCGGAGGTGCTGCGTAAATCCATTATGCGGGCCACCACCGACTCGCTGAACCGGATTGCCTTTGACCCGCAGCACCAGCCCGGAGTTTCTAATTTGCTCAATATTTACCAGGCTATCACGGGTAAAAGCGAAGAAGAAATCCTGGCCGAGTTTGAGGGAGGAGGCTACGGGACGCTCAAAAAACGGGTGGCCGAAACCGTTATTGGCGTTGTGGAACCCATCCAAAAGCGTTACCACGAAATGGCCCAAGACCCCGGTTACATTGAGCAGGTGCTCCAGGAAGGCGCCAACCGGGTACGACCCATCGCCGAACACCGGCTCCATATTGCCCAGAAAAATATGGGTTTAAGAAAATGAATGGTATCCGTCGTATTCAAAATGCCTTTACCAAAGGCCGCCCGGCCTTTATGCCTTATTCTGTTTTGGGATTTCCCACCCGCCAGGCCAGCCTGGAGGTGATCAAAACTTTAGCCAATACAGGGGCCGACCTGCTGGAACTGGGCGTTCCTTTTTCTGACCCCCTGGCCGATGGCCCGACCATCCAGGTGGCCACTCAAAAAGCGTTAAGTAACGGAACTACCCTAAAAGATTGTGTGGCCATGACGCGCGAGTTGCGCCAATTGGGAGTGGACACGCCTGCCCTGTTGATGGGCTACATCAATCCTATTCTGGCCTATGGCCTGGGACAATTTGTTGCGGATGCGGCCGCAGCCGGCGTGGACGGCCTGATTGTGCCCGATTTGCCGCCGGAGGAGGCCGAAGAACTGGAAGCGGCTTGCACCGAGTTTGGCCTGGCCCTGGTTTACCTGCTGGCTCCCACCAGCACCCCGGAACGCATCAAGTTGATTACCGACCATTCGCAGGGCTTTATTTACCTGGTCTCCCTGACCGGCGTCACCGGCGCTCGAACCGCATTGCCGCCCGACCTGGCCGATTTTGTCAGTCGGGTGCGGGAGCAAACAGATAAACCGTTGGCTG from Anaerolineae bacterium includes the following:
- the trpS gene encoding tryptophan--tRNA ligase, with translation MTQADKKRVFSGIQPTGNLHLGNYLGAIKNWVAQQGKYHNVFCIVDLHALTVPQDPAQLYRAIRQVALLYLACGLDLEHCAIFVQSHVPAHAELTWLLNCVTPIGWLERMTQFKDKSAKQESVSTGLFDYPVLMAADIILYDTHYVPVGEDQKQHVELTRDIAIRFNNLYGETFVVPEVLIPKAGARVMGLDDPTAKMSKSIDKQGHALRLLDPPEVLRKSIMRATTDSLNRIAFDPQHQPGVSNLLNIYQAITGKSEEEILAEFEGGGYGTLKKRVAETVIGVVEPIQKRYHEMAQDPGYIEQVLQEGANRVRPIAEHRLHIAQKNMGLRK
- a CDS encoding tryptophan synthase subunit alpha, producing MNGIRRIQNAFTKGRPAFMPYSVLGFPTRQASLEVIKTLANTGADLLELGVPFSDPLADGPTIQVATQKALSNGTTLKDCVAMTRELRQLGVDTPALLMGYINPILAYGLGQFVADAAAAGVDGLIVPDLPPEEAEELEAACTEFGLALVYLLAPTSTPERIKLITDHSQGFIYLVSLTGVTGARTALPPDLADFVSRVREQTDKPLAVGFGIGHGEQARAVGKIADGVIVGSALVKRAGESVDRVRELAVELHSALV